In a single window of the Micrococcaceae bacterium Sec5.7 genome:
- the glgC gene encoding glucose-1-phosphate adenylyltransferase, with protein sequence MPTKKVLAIVLAGGEGNRLMPLTADRAKPGVPFAGSYRLIDFALSNLVNSRYLQIVVLTQYKSHSLDRHISETWRMSTQLGNYVASVPAQQRVGKSWFLGSANAIYQSLNLIHDANPDIVVVVGADHVYRMDFAQMVDQHIASGAKATVAAVRQPLNMADQFGVIEVDPNDPQKIAAFVEKPAATPGLAADPTQFLASMGNYVFDADALVDALHVDAERLDTKHDMGGDIIPYFVSQGEAGVYDFTLNDIPGSTERDRTYWRDVGTIDSFYDAHMDLISPMPVFNLYNSEWPIYTRQSISPPAKFVRGRGNTVGTALDSIVASGVVISGGVVEGSVLANDVYVGTASRVLDSVLMNNVRIGEGAVVKRTIIDKNVKVPAGAAIGLDPELDRARGFKVTESGITVLSKGQEVPEPGDAERALSAANLHLVPDAVKAATANYPEIRESVEKAAEAKAGAAGAAATDRESVASSS encoded by the coding sequence ATGCCGACGAAGAAAGTTTTGGCAATTGTCCTGGCTGGCGGCGAAGGAAACAGGCTCATGCCGCTGACGGCAGACCGGGCCAAGCCTGGAGTGCCTTTTGCGGGCAGCTACCGGCTGATCGACTTTGCGTTATCCAACCTGGTGAATTCGCGCTATCTGCAGATCGTGGTGCTCACACAGTACAAGTCGCACAGCCTCGACCGCCACATTTCCGAGACCTGGCGGATGTCCACCCAGCTGGGCAATTACGTGGCCTCGGTCCCGGCGCAGCAGCGCGTGGGCAAGAGCTGGTTCCTTGGCAGCGCAAACGCCATTTACCAGTCCCTGAACCTGATCCACGATGCCAACCCGGATATTGTGGTGGTGGTGGGAGCCGATCACGTCTACCGCATGGACTTCGCGCAAATGGTTGATCAGCACATTGCCAGCGGCGCCAAAGCGACCGTTGCCGCTGTTCGCCAGCCTCTGAACATGGCGGACCAGTTCGGCGTCATCGAGGTGGATCCCAACGATCCCCAGAAGATTGCCGCGTTCGTGGAAAAGCCCGCCGCCACTCCCGGCCTGGCAGCTGACCCCACCCAGTTCCTGGCTTCCATGGGCAACTACGTCTTCGACGCCGACGCCCTCGTGGATGCGCTTCACGTGGATGCTGAACGCCTCGACACCAAACACGACATGGGCGGGGACATCATTCCCTACTTCGTCAGCCAGGGTGAAGCCGGCGTCTACGACTTCACCCTCAACGACATCCCCGGTTCCACGGAGCGGGACCGCACCTACTGGCGGGATGTGGGCACCATCGATTCCTTCTACGACGCCCACATGGACCTCATCTCCCCCATGCCGGTGTTCAATCTCTACAACTCCGAATGGCCCATCTACACCCGCCAGAGCATTTCGCCCCCAGCCAAGTTTGTCCGCGGCCGGGGGAACACCGTGGGCACGGCGCTGGATTCGATTGTTGCCAGCGGCGTGGTGATCTCAGGCGGCGTTGTGGAGGGCTCGGTGCTTGCCAACGATGTCTACGTGGGGACGGCCAGCCGCGTCCTGGACTCGGTGCTGATGAACAACGTCCGGATCGGTGAGGGAGCAGTGGTCAAGCGCACCATCATCGATAAGAACGTCAAGGTCCCTGCCGGTGCCGCAATCGGCCTCGATCCGGAACTGGACCGCGCCCGGGGCTTCAAGGTCACTGAATCCGGCATTACGGTGCTGTCAAAGGGCCAGGAGGTACCGGAGCCCGGAGATGCCGAGCGTGCCCTCTCTGCAGCCAACCTCCATCTTGTTCCCGACGCCGTCAAGGCGGCTACCGCCAACTACCCGGAAATCCGGGAATCGGTGGAAAAGGCAGCGGAGGCGAAGGCAGGCGCAGCTGGTGCCGCGGCCACGGACAGGGAGTCCGTCGCGAGCAGCTCCTGA